One Roseimaritima multifibrata DNA window includes the following coding sequences:
- a CDS encoding MarR family winged helix-turn-helix transcriptional regulator: protein MHFDSESSPGFAIGRVAYLIRSGMSAVLKSNGWPFSPEETQTLITLLDAGKRLSMNELASLMIRDPTTVKRQLDRLVEQKFVERSVSEEDARIVMVGLTRRGEQKLQTVLPLLDDLRKTTLKGISKSELEATQNVLRKMQKNLTNHLSKE, encoded by the coding sequence ATGCACTTTGACTCAGAATCCTCGCCCGGATTCGCAATCGGGCGTGTCGCCTATTTGATTCGTTCGGGAATGTCTGCGGTGCTGAAGAGCAATGGCTGGCCTTTTTCGCCTGAAGAAACACAGACACTAATTACCTTGTTGGATGCCGGTAAACGGCTCAGCATGAACGAGTTGGCTTCGCTGATGATTCGTGATCCAACGACGGTGAAACGGCAGTTGGATCGACTTGTTGAACAGAAGTTTGTCGAGCGAAGCGTATCGGAAGAGGACGCTCGGATTGTGATGGTCGGATTGACTCGCCGCGGCGAGCAGAAACTTCAAACCGTCCTTCCCCTGCTAGACGACTTGCGAAAAACCACGCTTAAAGGCATCTCGAAGTCGGAACTGGAAGCGACGCAAAACGTTCTGCGAAAGATGCAGAAGAACTTGACCAACCACCTTTCAAAGGAATAG
- a CDS encoding alpha/beta hydrolase family protein, with the protein MKKIQLQWRRMACSGTKTFAFAVWMFAMVMPAFGQKLNTENERVIQSERPDGRHVSTRGFQQHLLRNAKPKLAFNPEFTPEEFEQWRSQVRVKLRELMNFPEPVPQPPPRKLWSQEREGYVLEKWELYPEHGSVVPFLVLIPDNATPESPAPAIMCLPGSSGTKENLAGEPPLVAAFEPDDRNHDGWLHAQRNQQAVQFARAGFVAVAVDHPGNGELSDLAMHRGSTMDDRSTLSRYLIDMGRSYIALSVFQKQQILTWLRERPYVDDSRVAVSGHSLGTEALLVLSALDPQIQGIVWNDYLAATIERAKVSTMPNQRGIRPTANWLGHCIPGLWEWFDYPDLVAALAPRPLIVTEGGPTHSLNLVRKAYQIARAPEKVSIHYYPQYSDPNDRRDGKPIPEGLNATEWLDHANVNAAHHYFKGYLAVPWLSRQFQLPDPGEVYPPAPPEAVSGGVKEWRSEGVKE; encoded by the coding sequence ATGAAAAAGATTCAACTGCAATGGCGGCGTATGGCATGCTCCGGAACCAAAACCTTCGCCTTCGCTGTGTGGATGTTCGCGATGGTCATGCCCGCCTTTGGGCAAAAGCTGAACACCGAAAATGAACGCGTCATTCAAAGCGAGCGGCCTGACGGTCGACACGTGAGCACGCGAGGATTCCAGCAGCATCTGCTCCGTAACGCCAAACCGAAACTGGCATTTAATCCGGAATTCACCCCTGAGGAGTTCGAACAGTGGCGGTCCCAGGTACGCGTCAAGCTGCGGGAATTGATGAACTTCCCCGAACCGGTTCCTCAACCTCCGCCGCGTAAGCTTTGGTCCCAGGAACGCGAAGGTTATGTGCTGGAGAAATGGGAGCTCTATCCCGAGCACGGCAGCGTGGTTCCGTTTCTGGTGCTGATCCCAGACAACGCCACGCCTGAGAGTCCGGCGCCCGCGATCATGTGTCTGCCGGGTTCCTCAGGCACCAAAGAGAATCTGGCTGGCGAGCCGCCGCTGGTAGCGGCATTCGAACCGGATGACCGCAATCATGACGGCTGGCTTCACGCACAACGCAATCAGCAGGCCGTGCAATTCGCCAGAGCTGGGTTCGTTGCGGTAGCGGTCGACCATCCAGGAAACGGCGAACTCTCCGACTTGGCAATGCATCGCGGCAGCACGATGGACGATCGCAGCACACTTTCGCGATATCTCATCGACATGGGCCGCAGTTACATTGCTCTCTCCGTGTTTCAAAAGCAGCAGATCCTCACCTGGCTGCGCGAGCGACCGTACGTCGATGACTCACGTGTTGCCGTAAGTGGTCATTCACTTGGCACGGAGGCTCTGCTGGTGCTGTCCGCACTCGACCCGCAAATTCAAGGCATCGTTTGGAATGATTATCTCGCCGCCACGATCGAACGGGCGAAAGTCAGCACCATGCCCAATCAACGCGGTATCAGGCCGACGGCAAACTGGCTGGGCCACTGTATTCCGGGGCTATGGGAGTGGTTCGATTACCCTGATTTGGTCGCCGCCTTAGCACCGCGTCCATTGATCGTGACCGAAGGCGGACCGACGCATTCACTGAACCTCGTGCGCAAGGCTTATCAGATCGCCAGGGCACCGGAAAAGGTTTCAATTCACTACTATCCCCAATACAGTGATCCGAATGATCGACGTGATGGCAAGCCGATTCCAGAGGGTCTGAACGCGACCGAATGGTTGGACCACGCCAACGTGAATGCCGCCCACCACTATTTCAAAGGTTACCTAGCAGTTCCATGGCTGAGTCGCCAATTCCAACTGCCTGATCCCGGGGAAGTCTATCCGCCCGCGCCGCCCGAGGCTGTGAGTGGAGGAGTGAAGGAGTGGAGGAGTGAAGGAGTGAAGGAGTGA
- a CDS encoding DUF3302 domain-containing protein, giving the protein MGFLDIFAILILLVLGVTLVGVWVLLGMMPGRIARGRNHPQADAVRVCGWWGVLTMGLLLPVAFIWAYYKPVVAQDTEASDVATSTKGDAA; this is encoded by the coding sequence ATGGGATTTCTTGATATCTTTGCGATACTCATTCTCTTGGTTCTGGGTGTCACGCTGGTTGGCGTTTGGGTCTTGCTGGGGATGATGCCCGGTCGGATTGCCCGCGGGCGGAACCACCCGCAAGCCGACGCGGTTCGCGTCTGTGGATGGTGGGGCGTCCTCACGATGGGGCTGCTGCTGCCGGTGGCGTTCATCTGGGCCTACTACAAACCGGTGGTCGCCCAAGACACCGAAGCTTCCGATGTCGCAACCTCAACCAAAGGAGACGCAGCGTGA
- a CDS encoding ACT domain-containing protein yields the protein MANQMNGEANLRTLLQNMRPELQDGEYVFCSLEPAVVSELCLSPIGQFLEEEGLTLILAKDEAEANHLDFTFPCRKITLKVHSSLDAIGFLAIVTEKLAEHGISVNAISAYFHDHLFVPSEKAEDAIRVLSDVVEQSRRS from the coding sequence ATGGCAAACCAAATGAACGGCGAGGCGAATCTACGGACATTGCTTCAAAACATGCGGCCCGAGCTGCAAGATGGCGAATACGTGTTTTGCTCACTGGAACCTGCGGTCGTGTCCGAACTTTGCCTTTCTCCCATCGGTCAATTTCTTGAAGAGGAAGGTTTGACGCTAATTCTTGCGAAGGACGAAGCGGAAGCGAACCATCTGGACTTCACGTTTCCCTGCAGGAAGATCACTCTCAAAGTGCACTCCAGCCTAGACGCGATCGGTTTCCTTGCGATCGTAACGGAAAAACTCGCTGAACATGGCATCAGCGTCAACGCAATCTCAGCCTACTTCCATGATCACCTTTTTGTCCCGTCTGAAAAAGCTGAAGATGCGATACGTGTATTGAGCGACGTCGTCGAGCAATCGCGTCGCTCGTAG
- a CDS encoding alkyl/aryl-sulfatase, with the protein MHKMFFSLCFRTSSKAVGLLCILSLTGGLASGQTQVDPETALRMLNAQQQQFDKGVVKVADNVFTAVGFHGANTSMIVGTDGVIIVDTLFGPTSAANAAEAFRQYSDKPVKAIIYTHSHGDHIGGGSAFVGDEKPEIYATESFGSAEGVNKAVDPVKQKRNIRQFGRQLSPSEITNRGVAPAGTEDSDRGKGFLPPTVTVPSSGLKTTIAGVDIEFHIGPGETDDAMFIWLPKEKVLFAGDNFYSSFPNLYAIRGTAYRDVLNWSESVGKMAALKPRVVVPGHTMPIQGSQAATEALTDYSEAIRSVYEQTVRGINAGKGPDQIAHEVKLPEHLKDKPYLIEFYGTVPHAVRAIYSGLLGWYDGNPTTLSPMEPKLKARKIAELAGGTQNLTEQMNVALAEQDYQWALELSDHLKWLDDGDSKRARKVKIEALRGLAAREYNAPNRNYYLSYANELESGKLSELWF; encoded by the coding sequence ATGCACAAGATGTTCTTCTCTCTTTGCTTCCGCACAAGCTCGAAAGCAGTCGGTCTACTTTGCATTCTTTCACTGACCGGCGGACTTGCCAGCGGACAAACGCAGGTCGATCCCGAAACGGCACTTCGAATGCTCAATGCTCAGCAGCAACAGTTCGACAAGGGAGTCGTCAAAGTTGCGGACAATGTTTTCACCGCGGTTGGGTTTCACGGAGCGAACACGTCGATGATCGTCGGCACGGACGGCGTCATCATCGTCGATACTCTTTTCGGTCCAACCAGTGCGGCCAACGCGGCTGAAGCTTTTCGACAATACAGTGACAAGCCGGTCAAGGCGATCATCTACACCCACAGCCATGGCGATCATATCGGGGGCGGCAGTGCCTTCGTTGGCGATGAGAAACCGGAGATCTACGCCACCGAAAGTTTTGGCTCTGCCGAAGGCGTCAATAAAGCAGTCGATCCGGTAAAGCAGAAACGAAACATTCGCCAGTTCGGGCGGCAGCTCTCACCGTCAGAGATTACGAATCGCGGTGTCGCGCCGGCGGGCACAGAGGATAGCGACCGCGGCAAAGGATTCCTTCCACCGACCGTCACCGTTCCCAGCAGCGGACTTAAAACGACGATCGCGGGTGTCGACATCGAATTCCACATCGGCCCGGGGGAAACCGACGATGCGATGTTTATTTGGCTGCCCAAGGAAAAAGTGTTGTTTGCGGGCGACAATTTTTACAGCTCCTTTCCAAACCTGTATGCGATTCGGGGCACGGCCTATCGTGACGTACTGAATTGGTCCGAAAGCGTTGGCAAGATGGCTGCGTTAAAACCACGCGTTGTCGTCCCTGGCCATACGATGCCCATTCAAGGATCGCAAGCGGCTACGGAGGCACTGACCGACTACAGCGAAGCGATTCGCAGTGTGTACGAACAAACGGTACGAGGCATCAATGCAGGAAAAGGTCCCGATCAAATCGCTCACGAAGTCAAACTCCCTGAGCATCTAAAAGACAAACCCTATCTCATCGAGTTCTACGGCACTGTGCCGCATGCGGTCCGAGCAATCTATTCAGGTCTGTTGGGCTGGTACGACGGAAACCCAACGACGCTGAGTCCGATGGAACCCAAATTGAAAGCGCGCAAGATTGCCGAACTTGCCGGTGGCACTCAAAACTTGACCGAGCAAATGAATGTTGCATTGGCGGAGCAAGACTACCAATGGGCACTGGAGTTGTCGGACCATTTGAAATGGTTGGACGACGGCGACAGTAAACGGGCTCGCAAAGTCAAGATTGAGGCACTCAGAGGACTGGCTGCCCGAGAGTACAACGCGCCGAACCGGAACTACTACCTCAGCTACGCCAACGAACTCGAATCTGGCAAGTTGAGCGAGCTATGGTTTTAG
- a CDS encoding HlyD family secretion protein produces MILFLTLIYVAFLAILVKLKIVCFNLFWKLSPLLWMLMLTVVLFIPMQWGAPSGAVNVYRMVVEIVPNVSGEVIEVNSQGSKPIRKGDVLFRLDPQPYQIELDRLMAAVKEAEQAAKMLPAGLAEADASVAQAEAAIVAAKQQAASLESAFVAANASVAKSQAQLELAKAENRRAQELVVSKAISKEEAETKQRNLESAIASVNAAEASRQQAQLALESTIEGVNTSVIEAQERLKASQAAKQKAELAVSSTINGENTQVAQLRAQLATAQFNLAQTTVVAPSDGSVIGMTLQPGQRVAAFPVRTWMAFVDSSSAQIAVGIDQNRLRHVKPGQKADVVLELYPGRTFSATVDRIAYITPQGQLQPTGTVAAAPSKGQQTSTFGVVLTLDDAGPDVDIHELPGGATGTAAIYTDSVKATHLIRRVMIRMETFMNYIMPS; encoded by the coding sequence GTGATTCTTTTCCTGACCTTGATATACGTGGCGTTCTTGGCCATTCTGGTCAAGTTGAAAATTGTCTGTTTCAACTTATTCTGGAAACTCTCACCGCTGCTTTGGATGTTGATGCTGACGGTGGTCTTGTTCATACCGATGCAGTGGGGAGCACCCTCGGGGGCGGTCAACGTCTATCGCATGGTGGTCGAAATCGTTCCCAACGTCAGCGGCGAAGTGATCGAAGTCAACTCGCAGGGCAGCAAGCCGATCCGTAAAGGTGACGTGTTGTTTCGGCTTGACCCACAGCCTTACCAAATCGAATTGGATCGATTGATGGCGGCTGTCAAGGAAGCTGAGCAGGCAGCCAAAATGCTGCCCGCTGGCCTCGCGGAAGCGGATGCGAGCGTCGCTCAGGCCGAAGCAGCGATCGTCGCCGCGAAGCAGCAAGCCGCCTCCCTTGAATCCGCGTTTGTTGCAGCGAACGCCAGCGTTGCGAAGTCTCAGGCTCAGCTGGAGTTGGCTAAAGCGGAAAACAGGCGTGCCCAAGAACTGGTTGTCAGCAAAGCGATCTCAAAAGAAGAAGCCGAAACCAAGCAACGGAACCTAGAATCGGCAATTGCGTCCGTCAACGCAGCCGAGGCTTCGCGTCAACAGGCACAACTTGCGTTGGAGTCCACCATTGAAGGCGTCAACACCAGTGTCATCGAAGCGCAAGAGCGATTGAAGGCGTCTCAAGCAGCAAAGCAGAAAGCGGAGCTTGCGGTTTCGTCCACGATCAACGGCGAAAACACGCAAGTGGCCCAGCTTCGAGCTCAATTGGCGACCGCTCAATTCAACCTTGCACAAACCACCGTCGTTGCTCCTTCGGACGGTTCTGTGATCGGGATGACACTGCAGCCCGGTCAGCGCGTGGCCGCGTTCCCTGTCCGCACGTGGATGGCTTTCGTCGATTCGTCCAGTGCACAAATCGCGGTTGGCATCGATCAAAATAGGTTGCGTCATGTGAAGCCAGGGCAGAAAGCAGACGTCGTGTTGGAGCTGTACCCAGGTCGGACATTCTCCGCGACGGTGGACCGGATTGCCTACATCACGCCACAGGGACAACTTCAGCCGACGGGCACGGTGGCCGCTGCGCCGTCAAAAGGTCAGCAGACATCGACTTTCGGTGTCGTGCTAACCCTCGACGATGCGGGGCCGGATGTTGACATCCACGAGTTGCCCGGTGGCGCAACTGGAACAGCAGCGATCTACACTGATTCGGTGAAGGCAACGCATCTGATACGCCGTGTGATGATTCGCATGGAGACTTTCATGAACTACATCATGCCGTCCTAA
- a CDS encoding four helix bundle protein has protein sequence MQNEGRGVERKGADIEERLLEFAVRVGKAVDALPSTRLGRHIAGQIVRSGTSPAPNYAEACAAESKKDFIHKLAIVLKELRESSVWIRLIVKSELIPEQRLEQLRDECDQLCKIIAKSLVTAKSNHSQPDKN, from the coding sequence ATGCAAAATGAAGGGAGAGGTGTGGAGAGGAAGGGAGCGGATATTGAAGAACGATTGCTGGAGTTTGCTGTTCGAGTTGGGAAAGCAGTTGATGCGCTGCCAAGCACCCGGCTGGGAAGGCACATTGCCGGACAGATTGTTCGGTCGGGTACGTCTCCTGCTCCGAATTATGCAGAAGCATGTGCCGCGGAAAGCAAGAAGGATTTTATTCACAAACTGGCAATCGTCCTAAAAGAACTGCGAGAAAGCTCCGTTTGGATACGCTTAATTGTCAAGTCCGAGTTAATACCCGAACAACGTCTCGAACAGCTACGAGACGAGTGCGATCAACTCTGCAAGATCATCGCCAAGTCACTAGTCACAGCCAAATCCAACCATTCACAGCCCGACAAAAACTGA
- a CDS encoding DUF1552 domain-containing protein, with translation MTFLSQSWLINRRHALRALGTCISLPMLECMIPLRASEPVSSPRRSAFIYLANGVHSLNYQITTPGKGYEFSKSLKPLEKYRGVITPISGLHHPGGLGHHHNCIKIWLTGGKLGPTDRNSISVDQKMAEITAQHTRYPSMEIAINQESLAWTADGVGLPPLRRCSEIFASLFEKPKGGVAAQRRALRRKASVLDDNLAEVRRLEQKMGAADKGRMEQYMTSVREAEIRTRRADAWLDTPLPDISENDRKRTDRDIAVTMAGDYFRTVYDLMVLAFQTDVTRVATFSMGGEGQAIAIPEIGITESRHQLSHHGGDPGYMEKLTNYDTFAIEQFGYFLSRLAETKDVNGKPLLDSTMSLFGSGMSYGHSHGNANLPLVLAGGSELGLRHGSHLDFNQGHFDGYQLDRPGEHYRLCSRPANPDAHMSNLLLMMAQRMGVEVDQFADSNQVIEV, from the coding sequence ATGACTTTCCTCTCCCAATCCTGGCTGATCAACCGTCGCCACGCTCTACGCGCACTAGGTACTTGCATTTCGCTGCCAATGCTGGAATGCATGATTCCGCTTCGTGCGTCAGAACCAGTATCCTCACCGCGGCGCAGTGCTTTCATCTATCTGGCCAACGGCGTCCATTCGCTGAATTACCAGATAACGACGCCGGGCAAGGGCTACGAATTCTCCAAATCACTAAAGCCTTTGGAGAAGTATCGCGGTGTCATCACCCCGATCAGCGGTCTGCATCACCCGGGAGGTCTCGGCCACCACCACAACTGCATTAAGATCTGGCTTACCGGCGGTAAGCTGGGGCCGACGGATCGCAATTCCATCTCGGTGGACCAGAAGATGGCCGAAATCACGGCCCAGCATACGCGTTACCCATCGATGGAAATTGCCATCAACCAGGAATCGCTTGCCTGGACGGCCGATGGAGTTGGGCTGCCTCCGCTGCGTCGCTGCAGTGAGATCTTTGCGTCGCTATTCGAGAAACCCAAAGGAGGCGTCGCAGCCCAGCGTCGAGCCTTACGTCGTAAAGCCAGCGTGCTGGACGACAACCTCGCCGAAGTGCGGCGACTGGAGCAGAAGATGGGGGCTGCTGACAAAGGACGTATGGAACAGTATATGACGTCGGTGCGTGAGGCGGAGATCCGCACGCGGCGAGCCGATGCGTGGCTGGACACTCCGCTGCCCGACATCTCGGAAAATGATCGTAAACGTACCGACCGCGACATCGCCGTCACCATGGCCGGAGACTATTTCCGCACGGTCTACGACCTGATGGTGCTCGCCTTTCAGACGGATGTGACTCGCGTGGCCACCTTCAGCATGGGGGGCGAAGGCCAGGCGATTGCCATTCCCGAAATCGGCATCACCGAGTCGCGTCATCAACTTAGCCACCATGGCGGTGATCCGGGCTACATGGAGAAACTGACCAACTACGACACCTTCGCCATCGAGCAGTTCGGCTATTTCCTCAGCCGGCTTGCCGAGACCAAGGACGTTAACGGCAAACCGTTACTCGACTCGACGATGTCGTTGTTCGGCAGCGGCATGTCTTACGGTCACAGCCACGGCAACGCCAATCTCCCTCTGGTGCTCGCCGGCGGTTCGGAACTCGGTCTGCGGCACGGCAGTCATCTCGATTTCAACCAAGGCCATTTCGACGGATATCAGCTAGACCGACCCGGAGAACACTATCGGCTCTGTAGTCGCCCTGCGAATCCGGACGCCCACATGAGTAACCTGTTGCTGATGATGGCTCAGCGGATGGGGGTCGAAGTCGACCAATTCGCTGACAGCAACCAGGTGATTGAAGTTTAA
- a CDS encoding DUF1592 domain-containing protein: protein MLVFQFFARSIVLMIASFSLAGAVRGADPFEAFLTQHCNRCHGPEADEGEVRLDQLSRDFSSGVDAQHWGEVIERINAGQMPPEDEPQPTQDEIAAFVSKLHSQIKEGKAARMAARAPVAHYRLSRKEYQNTVYDLLGVRYDPTQPGELNEDTLWHGYERIGSELSLSPSHVDRYYHAAEVVLDRAFSEASGEARKVRKTAAELRYGGGKPQQEALDRLGIERPLRYLLFPGRVQNALSSRWFGRTGPEHSGLYKVRIQASGTRPPGGQPAHLSIGKVTGASRENVNGLIEFDITAPEDAPKVYEFETLLEMPTNLEFCVVATDMVDERKGSAFRNVLSSGGGYIFTHSSEPLLLNPNAPQMFDEKGNGLFSTVILDWIEWEGPLVTDAEKSRRSGVLPPEDATPEVVAEHLQRFAQRAWRRPVNMQELQNYLQSYQAERDAGESLADAYEVALKGVLTSRHFIYLVEGDLVARERLTDWELASRLSYFLWSSMPDDDLNAAAGSGFLCAPGRQSSDSETPETGSFVLAKQVDRMLTDVRIHRFIEDFSRQWLQLHRVGMFPPDKNLFPGYDDWLETSMRNEPVEFFREMFAKNLPLDEFIHSDWTMTNARLGDFYGLPESTSGGFQRVSLKPDDHRGGLLTMGAVLGLSSDGTRHRPVHRGAWLSESIFNKTPPPPPANVEPIEPVPPEGDKITIRQRLAVHAQNASCAACHRNIDPLGFAFEQYDAIGQWRTHERVEGGKGKDPQVDASGVLPNGREFSDSDQFKQLLLEDRDAFLQAFIEHLSTYALRRVLTVDDLEDTQAIFDEAKENQHGVRDIVRAVAMSELLRKR, encoded by the coding sequence ATGTTAGTTTTTCAATTCTTTGCTCGTTCAATCGTGCTTATGATCGCCAGCTTTTCCTTGGCTGGTGCTGTTCGTGGAGCTGACCCATTCGAGGCATTTCTTACGCAGCACTGTAATCGCTGTCATGGGCCGGAAGCGGATGAGGGCGAGGTACGTCTTGATCAGCTCTCTCGCGACTTCTCGTCAGGCGTTGATGCCCAGCACTGGGGGGAGGTCATTGAGCGGATCAACGCCGGACAGATGCCTCCCGAGGATGAGCCGCAGCCGACTCAGGATGAGATCGCAGCGTTCGTCTCGAAGCTCCATTCTCAGATTAAGGAAGGCAAGGCTGCGCGGATGGCCGCTCGCGCGCCGGTGGCTCATTATCGACTGAGCCGCAAGGAGTATCAGAACACGGTCTATGACCTACTGGGCGTGCGCTATGATCCGACTCAGCCAGGTGAGTTAAACGAAGACACTTTATGGCACGGTTACGAACGGATTGGTTCGGAACTTTCACTCTCCCCGTCGCATGTTGACCGCTATTATCACGCCGCGGAAGTCGTACTAGACCGCGCTTTCTCCGAAGCATCCGGCGAGGCTCGCAAGGTTCGCAAAACCGCGGCCGAGTTACGTTACGGAGGCGGAAAGCCTCAGCAAGAAGCGTTGGATCGCCTCGGCATCGAACGGCCGTTGCGGTACCTCCTGTTTCCCGGTCGAGTCCAGAACGCGTTATCGTCAAGGTGGTTTGGGAGAACCGGCCCCGAACATAGTGGGCTCTACAAAGTCCGCATCCAGGCCAGCGGAACTCGGCCCCCCGGCGGCCAACCGGCACACCTAAGCATCGGTAAGGTGACAGGCGCCAGCAGGGAAAACGTCAACGGGCTGATTGAATTTGACATCACTGCACCGGAGGACGCTCCAAAGGTCTATGAGTTCGAAACGCTCCTCGAGATGCCAACGAATTTAGAATTCTGCGTCGTGGCCACCGACATGGTCGATGAAAGAAAAGGCTCCGCTTTCCGCAACGTGCTCTCCAGCGGCGGTGGATACATTTTCACGCATAGCAGCGAACCTCTGCTGCTGAACCCCAACGCCCCACAAATGTTTGATGAAAAGGGGAACGGCCTTTTTTCGACGGTCATCCTCGATTGGATTGAGTGGGAAGGGCCGCTGGTAACGGACGCGGAGAAATCGCGGCGCAGTGGCGTGCTCCCTCCAGAAGACGCGACGCCCGAAGTGGTTGCGGAGCATCTGCAGCGTTTCGCCCAGCGAGCTTGGCGGCGTCCGGTGAATATGCAAGAGTTGCAAAACTATCTGCAATCCTACCAAGCCGAACGCGATGCGGGCGAAAGCCTGGCCGATGCCTATGAGGTCGCGTTGAAGGGAGTGCTGACGTCACGGCACTTTATCTACCTAGTTGAGGGCGATTTGGTAGCGCGCGAACGGCTGACGGATTGGGAACTCGCCTCGCGGTTGTCTTATTTCCTTTGGAGTTCGATGCCCGATGATGATCTTAATGCGGCCGCTGGCAGTGGTTTCCTATGTGCGCCAGGCCGCCAGTCGAGCGATTCCGAAACTCCAGAGACAGGATCCTTCGTCCTTGCGAAACAGGTCGATCGGATGCTGACGGACGTTCGAATCCATCGATTCATCGAAGACTTCTCGAGGCAATGGTTGCAATTGCACCGAGTCGGCATGTTCCCGCCCGATAAGAATCTCTTCCCCGGCTACGACGACTGGTTGGAAACAAGCATGCGGAACGAGCCGGTTGAATTCTTCCGTGAGATGTTCGCAAAGAATCTTCCGCTGGATGAGTTCATTCATTCGGACTGGACGATGACCAATGCTCGATTGGGTGACTTTTACGGCCTGCCGGAGTCGACTTCGGGTGGTTTTCAGCGAGTTTCGCTTAAGCCGGACGATCATCGCGGCGGTCTGCTGACAATGGGGGCAGTGCTCGGCTTGTCATCCGACGGCACCCGTCATCGCCCGGTTCACCGCGGTGCATGGCTGAGTGAATCCATTTTCAACAAAACGCCACCACCACCGCCGGCAAATGTGGAGCCGATCGAACCGGTTCCGCCTGAAGGGGATAAGATCACCATTCGGCAACGGTTGGCGGTTCACGCCCAGAACGCCAGTTGTGCAGCTTGCCATCGAAACATCGATCCGCTTGGCTTTGCGTTCGAACAATATGACGCGATAGGCCAGTGGCGCACGCACGAACGCGTCGAAGGTGGAAAAGGCAAAGATCCGCAAGTCGATGCATCGGGAGTTTTGCCCAATGGTCGCGAGTTCAGCGATTCCGATCAGTTTAAACAATTGCTGCTAGAAGATCGTGACGCGTTCCTGCAAGCGTTCATCGAGCACCTAAGTACCTACGCGCTACGCCGCGTACTGACCGTGGATGATTTAGAAGATACCCAAGCGATTTTCGACGAAGCGAAAGAGAATCAACACGGAGTCCGTGATATTGTGCGTGCGGTGGCGATGTCGGAGCTCTTGAGGAAGCGGTGA